The nucleotide window GGTATGCATCATTCACTAACTCGTAGCATAAAAGCAATGAATTTATTGCTGGATACCTTATTTCTACAGCTATAGAATAACCACAGATTTTATGAGAGGTATCGTTATGTCAAACACCTATGAAGAACCAACCGTATGCGACGCTTGTGGCGTTTCTGGAGAAATGGGTTTCATCATCAAGGAAGGCGATGACGTCGCAGAAGTACAACTATTCGGCGAATCGCAAGTTCAACTGCAAGCAGAAATTCAAAAATACATTGATTTGGCTAAGACTGTGTCAGAGAAGGTTGAATTTGAAGTCTCTGAACTTACTGAAGAGAGCAAAGAGCTTAACGCTCGATTCAAATTTGAAGTGAGTGCAGAAAAGCTCATTTTCGAACTGAAAACGCGCTCACTAGCACGCTAAGCCTTAATGCACAAACGGCTAAACGCCGGAGTTGATTAAAGCGAGCATCACTGCTCGCTTTTTAGTGCCTTCCACTTAAGCTGACCATTCATTTCGAAATCTTGCTCAGCGACGCACTGCAATACCACCCCTTCCACGTTGATGACTGCCCCAAGGGAGTAGGCTTTGTCATTGTAATAACAAACACGTTTGCCCAACTTAGAGTCAGAAAGCAGCACCGCCGCTCCCACGTCCGCCCCAGGCGTAGTGATAACCTTCGCCGATAGCGTTGATGCCATCAACCCACCGACAATGGTGAGTATCACAACACGTATTGATTTCCATTGTGAAATTAGTTTTTCCATTGCAAACTACCTAACGTTCCAAAATATCTGTGTTCCAAACTAAAGCGAATCTCAATTACTATGTTTCGATCCACCCTCACCCTGTTGTCACTGCTGTTGATAGTTCCAGTCTCGACTGCGATTGAACTTGATTACTACAAGATCCTCAACCACCTAGACAACTACGGCAACTTGGATCTACGTAACAAACCTTATACCACGCTTCCTGATGGCTTGGTGGTGAAAGGCAACCTAAATATTGCCAAAACACCGATTAAAATGATGCCAAAAAATCTTGAGATCAAAGGTAGCTTAGATGCTTCGGATAGTTTAGTGGAATTCATGCCAAGAGGAACCAAAATCACAGGTTACGCGAACTTTCTAGGCAGCCAACTCAAAGCGTGGCCGCAAGGTGTGATCCCCGGGGGATATATCAATCTTGGTGACACACCAATCGAAAAACTGCCAAACGGCATGATAGTCAACGGTGATCTCAGTCTGGTACGTACTCCTATGACTACCCTACCCGAAGGCATCATTATCGAAGGCAACCTTTATATTGGCGGCTCAAAAATCACTCAATTCCCCAAAACAATGACCGTAAACGGGAATATCTATTTGGGTGGTAACACCATTAAACAATGGCCTGACAACCTCAAACTCGGCGGAGCTGTCGCGCGCTAATTCCCTAAATTGGTTAGCGCTTGAGATAAAGTCGTAAACGTTTCATCAACGATAAAACCGGAACAGTTAGAAAATCTGTTCCGGTTTTATTTTACCCGCGCTCTGTAGTCTATGTTCATCGACAACGAACAGAGAGACAAACATGGCTTTTTTCAACTATGTTGCAAACTACTTCCAATCCACCTATAAATACGAAACCAAAGACACACTGCTAGGTAAGCTGTTTTACCTGTCTCCAGCGAAGCGTGCTGAACGTCTCAATGAGCTCTTCAACACCGAGGCATTTTGGGGTCTAGAGACAAACAAAGATAACAACAACCAAATCAAATAACCGGAACACTTTGTTTAGTGCATAGCATGATCAACAAGCGAAAACTTGAGCTTTACGAAAATCTATTTAATCAATTGGGACCTGGTGAGCATACTGTTACTGTGCTCACCATCGGGGAGTCAATGAACTGCAGTGAACGCCACGCCCGTACTTTGTTAAAGCAGATGTCAGAGCGCAAATGGCTAACATGGACCCCAGCGCGCGGCCGGGGTATGAAGGGGACACTTGTCTGCTTAATGGAACCTTTGGCAGCCTGTTACCAGGAAGTTGAACAGGCAACGAATCAAGGCAAATACGATACGGCTCATAAACTCATTGGCTTTAATAACCGCAATGTTGCCAGTGCGCTCAAGCAATATCTGACACAGGCCACCATCGAAAGTGAAAATACGATTCATGCCCCGTTTCATAGAAAACTGACCTGGTTACATCCGCATCACGCTATGGAGCGAACCGAACGCCATCTAATTCATGAAATATTCCAAACGTTGGTGGTCTCGAAAGACGCAAACATTTGTGGCGAGCTGGCGCATAGCTGGGCTCACTGCGACCACTTTCGCCAATGGACATTTTACTTACGAACCGGCGCCATTTTTCATGACCAAACACCTCTCACCGCCCTAGACGTTGTGGAAAGCCTGCGAGCACTTTCGGCATCGACCTACTGGAAAGGTCTTTATGATCACATTGCGGACATTCATATCGATTCACCGCACCAAATCACGATGACGCTAAACGAGCCTGATCCGCATTTTTTATCGCTACTTTGTCGCTCGGAAGCGGCAATCATGCCAAAAGCTCTAGTGCATCGCGCAGAAAGCGCGTACAAGCCAATTGGCTCAGGTCCATTCTCTGTCACGGTCAATTCAGACAAGCTACTACGTCTTACTAGACATAGCCAATATTCAGGCAACAGTGCTCTTGTAGAGCATATTGAACTGTGGATTCATGAAGAATGGGCAAAAGATAAAAAATGCGCTGAGAACTTTTTCTTTCTTAACGATGAAGAAGAAACCTACAAAGTGTCAACGGCCGATATTGGTTATTTCTTTTTATTGTTGAACCACACTGAACTGCAAAAGCCAACCATCAAACGTCAGCTAGAGTCGCTGTTTTCCAGCGACCACGCTTCATCACTGGCTATCTCACTGCCGGTAAACTTCAGTTTTGAGAACAACAACGAAAATCGTACCTTCGCTAACAAGCTCATGCAGGGACTCGCCCTTGGCGGCTCAAAAGGACACGGCACCCAAGTGATCTATGGACATCCAGCTGCCAATCAAGACCTATCTATTGGAGGTATTCGCTTAGAAGGCGATCGTGCGACCAGCTTGTTCGCCTTTTTTAAACTCTATCCTTATTGGAACAAGAACCTAACTTGGAAACAACAAGATAAACTGCGTCACACGTTGGCATCTGCTCGCCAGTCAATAAACCGCATTGAGAGGGAGCGGCTCTTAGATGACCTACTCGTTTGGTTATATCAAGACAACGTACTGGCGATCATTAAATCCGAAGACTTAACACTCACCATTCCAACCCGAATAGGCGGCGTAGACATTAACTCCATCGGTTGGTGTGACTTCGCAAAGCTTTGGATACAGCAAAAAACACGCTCCATTAACCTTTGAAGCATGTTTCCCCGACTTGCTTAAAAGTAATGGGAAATCGCTAAATACCGAGCACGGATATGCTCTATCAACAATCGTACTTTGTTTGGTGGCTTGCGTGAAAATGGGTATACCGCATAGATGCCGAGTCGCTTACCAACTTGATCGGGAAAAATATCCACCAGCTGACCATCACGAATATCGTGGTACACCAGGCATCTCGGCACATACGCAATTCCGTGTCCCCCCAGTGCCGCTTTACGCAGTGCGCCAGCATTGTCGGTAGAAAAAGATCCTGAGACGCGCACAATGTAGTGCCCCTTACGTCCCATAAACTCCCACTCCGATGCCCCTGTTGTCTGATATGCGTACTGTAGACAGTTATG belongs to Vibrio sp. 10N and includes:
- a CDS encoding YfcZ/YiiS family protein, with translation MSNTYEEPTVCDACGVSGEMGFIIKEGDDVAEVQLFGESQVQLQAEIQKYIDLAKTVSEKVEFEVSELTEESKELNARFKFEVSAEKLIFELKTRSLAR
- a CDS encoding YnjH family protein codes for the protein MEKLISQWKSIRVVILTIVGGLMASTLSAKVITTPGADVGAAVLLSDSKLGKRVCYYNDKAYSLGAVINVEGVVLQCVAEQDFEMNGQLKWKALKSEQ
- a CDS encoding SgrR family transcriptional regulator, which codes for MINKRKLELYENLFNQLGPGEHTVTVLTIGESMNCSERHARTLLKQMSERKWLTWTPARGRGMKGTLVCLMEPLAACYQEVEQATNQGKYDTAHKLIGFNNRNVASALKQYLTQATIESENTIHAPFHRKLTWLHPHHAMERTERHLIHEIFQTLVVSKDANICGELAHSWAHCDHFRQWTFYLRTGAIFHDQTPLTALDVVESLRALSASTYWKGLYDHIADIHIDSPHQITMTLNEPDPHFLSLLCRSEAAIMPKALVHRAESAYKPIGSGPFSVTVNSDKLLRLTRHSQYSGNSALVEHIELWIHEEWAKDKKCAENFFFLNDEEETYKVSTADIGYFFLLLNHTELQKPTIKRQLESLFSSDHASSLAISLPVNFSFENNNENRTFANKLMQGLALGGSKGHGTQVIYGHPAANQDLSIGGIRLEGDRATSLFAFFKLYPYWNKNLTWKQQDKLRHTLASARQSINRIERERLLDDLLVWLYQDNVLAIIKSEDLTLTIPTRIGGVDINSIGWCDFAKLWIQQKTRSINL